A window from Triticum aestivum cultivar Chinese Spring chromosome 6D, IWGSC CS RefSeq v2.1, whole genome shotgun sequence encodes these proteins:
- the LOC123142047 gene encoding uncharacterized protein — MATATASRLSGPVLSIPSYRSASPTRVKLPAGGATRSPGKSVSVSSSSSAPAGAAASKSRRSCMCSPTNHPGSFRCGLHKEERKQAAPSCNNSKPGSPPSIGSAGSKQTGSALVRLVPMESGHWARRALAPSPAAQQSLQHRRRVGGSRPRPSRLSAVSMAGDRSGDNHQ, encoded by the coding sequence ATGGCCACGGCGACTGCGAGTAGGCTCAGCGGGCCGGTCCTGTCGATCCCCAGCTACCGCTCCGCCTCGCCCACCCGCGTCAAGCTCCCCGCCGGTGGCGCCACACGCTCGCCGGGCAAGTCCGTCAGCgtctcgtcctcctcctctgcccctgccggcgccgccgccagcaaGAGCCGTCGGTCCTGCATGTGCTCCCCGACGAACCACCCGGGCTCGTTCCGGTGCGGCCTCCACAAGGAGGAGCGCAAGCAGGCGGCTCCATCTTGCAACAACAGCAAGCCCGGCTCCCCGCCGTCCATCGGCAGCGCCGGCTCGAAGCAGACGGGCAGCGCGCTGGTGCGGCTCGTCCCCATGGAGAGCGGGCACTGGGCACGCAGGGCGCTCGCGCCGTCCCCCGCGGCGCAGCAGTCGCTGCAGCACCGGAGGCGCGTGGGCGGGTCCCGCCCCCGGCCGAGCCGGCTCTCCGCTGTGTCCATGGCCGGCGACCGCTCCGGCGACAACCACCAGTAG